In Notolabrus celidotus isolate fNotCel1 unplaced genomic scaffold, fNotCel1.pri scaffold_130_arrow_ctg1, whole genome shotgun sequence, a genomic segment contains:
- the LOC117808604 gene encoding immunoglobulin gamma-1 heavy chain-like, translating into MDITVIWSLLLVVAVHGVWSEIKLEQTPSEVKRAGETVRMSCVISGFDMTSYYIHWIRQRPGRALEWIGRMDTGSNSASYASSFQSRFPMTEDVPSSTQYLQVQSLTAEDSAVYYCAREHGDAFDLWGKGTTVIVSSGPVPTPTLYPVAQCNSRTGNEITVGCLAHDFTPSSTFQWTDASGTSLTSAQYPAAVGGNKYTGLSLVQVSKSDWSSGKSFECTLTYPGDSMNVTVKKPSPPELTAASFTVTLNQPSPKELFTNNQAKLECIVSGQDRTAVNDKKITWQIDERIVKETIAEHLLTDGQYSKISTLTLSYTEWQSINKVRCSAESDDMAPIIQHLTVKKAVGNNPEVTVHILPEEDINNTGKVTLVCLVSSSVQRDHYIAWTESKGQKISNYEDGIDFPLQKNQGVYLVTSIYYTTKKKWDDNYMFNCNVWPAGSKGRMDPKGVSKAQGNSCGCD; encoded by the exons ATGGACATCACTGTTATCTGGAGTTTATTACTCGTTGTTGCTGTTCATG GAGTTTGGAGTGAGATCAAACTGGAGCAGACTCCCTCTGAGGTGAAGCGAGCTGGAGAGACCGTGAGGATGTCATGTGTCATATCTGGGTTTGACATGACGAGCTACTATATCCACTGGATACGACAGAGACCAGGGAGAGCTCTGGAGTGGATTGGGAGGATGGACACAGGTTCAAACTCTGCTAGCTATGCCAGCTCCTTCCAGAGTCGTTTCCCCATGACTGAAGATGTGCCCAGCAGCACTCAGTACCTCCAGGTTCAGAGCCTGACAGCTGAAGACTCTGCTGTTTACTACTGCGCTCGAGA ACATGGG GATGCATTTGACCTCTGGGGTAAGGGGACTACAGTCATCGTTTCTTCAG GACCTGTGCCCACACCCACTCTCTATCCTGTGGCTCAATGCAACTCCCGGACTGGAAATGAAATCACTGTTGGTTGTTTGGCACATGACTTCACCCCATCGAGTACTTTCCAGTGGACCGATGCCAGTGGGACCAGTTTAACCTCTGCACAATACCCTGCAGCTGTTGGTGGCAACAAATATACAGGACTCAGTTTGGTTCAAGTGTCAAAATCTGACTGGAGCTCAGGGAAGTCCTTCGAATGTACTTTGACTTATCCTGGAGACTCCATGAATGTGACAGTGAAGA AGCCCTCTCCTCCAGAGTTAACAGCGGCATCATTTACTGTCACCCTGAACCAACCCAGTCCCAAAGAACTGTTCACCAACAACCAGGCAAAACTGGAGTGCATCGTTTCTGGACAAGACCGGACCGCTGTAAATGACAAGAAAATAACTTGGCAAATTGATGAACGCATTGTGAAGGAGACCATTGCTGAACATTTACTGACAGATGGTCAATACAGCAAAATCAGCACGCTGACTCTGAGTTACACAGAGTGGCAGAGTATCAACAAAGTGCGTTGTTCTGCTGAAAGTGACGATATGGCACCAATAATTCAACACCTAACTGTCAAAAAAGCAG TTGGAAACAACCCAGAAGTGACCGTCCACATCCTCCCAGAGGAGGACATCAATAACACAGGCAAGGTCACTCTGGTGTGTCTGGTCTCCAGTTCAGTACAGCGGGATCACTACATTGCCTGGACGGAGTCTAAGGGGCAAAAGATTTCCAACTATGAAGATGGCATTGACTTCCCCCTGCAGAAGAACCAGGGTGTCTACTTGGTAACAAGCATTTACTACACAACCAAGAAGAAGTGGGACGACAACTACATGTTTAACTGCAACGTCTGGCCTGCTGGCAGCAAAGGCCGCATGGATCCAAAAGGAGTGTCTAAAGCCCAGGGTAACTCCTGTGGGTGTGACTAA